CCATGACAAACTACTACACCTTGCCCATGTTGATCGCGGACATTTACCCGTGCTTATACTGCGGACATATACCGTATCAGTAACATACGATATCCAACATACGATATCTAACTACTTAAATTATTTAAATGTTTTATAGATTTTAAGTTCTAGTTTTTCGCTAAAGCACGCATACCAACCTTCATTTGTTCCCCAGCTACCTAAGGTAATTAATTCACCAGAATTTTTCGTATCGCTAATCACACGTTGTGAAGCTTGATGTACATGACCACACATAACGATATCATAACCGCGCTTAATGCGTGATAAAACTGTTTGCTCAACAATAGCAAGTGAGGCAGGTTTTTTGCGTTGAATCTCAGCAGTGCTAGCGCGGCGTATTGAAGTAATGAAGCGATTAAGCTGCGCCTGAGTAAATAGTGAAGCAAAAAGACGGGTTAATGGGTTACGAATGGCTTTACGAAAAATTTGATAGCGAAAATCGCGTGAGCATAACAAATCACCGTGTTCAAGCCATAAATGTTTATCACCAAGTTTTAAAGCAATATTATTACCAACAATAGTGGCGCCAACCAGATCTTTAAGTACATTGCCATAAGCGAAATCACGATTGCCAAATAGTAAATGCAAGTGTACGCCGGCATCATGTGCGCGCGCTAAGGCTTCAATGTGAGGATTGTAAAAAGT
The nucleotide sequence above comes from Deltaproteobacteria bacterium. Encoded proteins:
- a CDS encoding UDP-2,3-diacylglucosamine diphosphatase, with the translated sequence MPLATGSIFFVADVHWQPVNNTLQNYSSPLGLFGDFLNELSQQARVVGGIKLYVLGDLFDYWLECRNKPFTFYNPHIEALARAHDAGVHLHLLFGNRDFAYGNVLKDLVGATIVGNNIALKLGDKHLWLEHGDLLCSRDFRYQIFRKAIRNPLTRLFASLFTQAQLNRFITSIRRASTAEIQRKKPASLAIVEQTVLSRIKRGYDIVMCGHVHQASQRVISDTKNSGELITLGSWGTNEGWYACFSEKLELKIYKTFK